From a region of the Brevibacterium siliguriense genome:
- a CDS encoding ABC transporter ATP-binding protein, whose protein sequence is MPILEVDSLTVDLDGEAGRRRILDDVSISLEAGEPMGLVGESGSGKSMTLRSILGMLPPGASVVGGEIRFDGRNILTSGPGGQFDQRIRGTGISMVFQEPAIALNPVMKVGRQITDAIAERRGLSKKEAHDLAVELMNRVGITDPDRRARHYPFQFSGGMRQRVMIAAALAQEPQILLCDEPTTALDVTIQAQVLDLFRTMQQDEGLGLLYVTHDLAVVAQLCSSISVMKDGQIVEHGVLQEVFDDPREEYTRRLLTATPRIDEDVDDSGLAEETR, encoded by the coding sequence ATGCCCATCCTCGAAGTGGACTCCCTCACCGTCGACCTCGACGGAGAGGCCGGACGGCGTCGGATCCTCGACGACGTGTCGATCAGCCTCGAGGCCGGTGAGCCGATGGGTCTCGTCGGCGAATCGGGATCGGGCAAGTCGATGACGCTGCGCAGCATTCTCGGGATGCTCCCGCCCGGCGCCTCCGTCGTCGGCGGGGAGATCCGGTTCGACGGTCGCAATATCCTCACCTCCGGACCGGGTGGACAATTCGACCAGCGCATCCGCGGCACCGGCATCTCGATGGTCTTCCAAGAACCGGCCATCGCGCTCAACCCGGTGATGAAGGTCGGCCGTCAGATCACCGATGCCATCGCCGAGCGCAGAGGACTGTCGAAGAAGGAGGCTCACGACCTCGCCGTCGAGCTCATGAACCGTGTCGGCATCACCGACCCTGACCGCAGAGCCAGGCACTACCCGTTCCAGTTCTCGGGCGGAATGCGTCAGCGCGTGATGATCGCGGCGGCATTGGCGCAGGAGCCGCAGATTCTGCTCTGTGACGAACCGACGACGGCGCTTGACGTGACTATCCAGGCACAGGTGCTCGATCTCTTCCGCACCATGCAGCAGGACGAGGGCCTCGGTCTGCTCTATGTCACCCATGACCTCGCGGTCGTCGCTCAGCTGTGCTCCTCGATCAGTGTGATGAAGGACGGGCAGATCGTCGAACACGGTGTGCTGCAGGAGGTCTTCGACGATCCCCGGGAGGAGTACACGCGTCGACTGCTGACTGCGACTCCGCGAATCGATGAGGACGTTGACGATTCGGGCCTTGCCGAGGAGACACGATGA
- a CDS encoding ABC transporter permease yields MASPATAGPDGPGGKPPRTRGGTASRATPTARFTLPLPAFLRRHNLQLWVGAVILGAMVLLLAVGPLFVTDDPNRQDLLNTFAPSSVAHPLGTDQLGRDVLSRFLHGGRVDLIVAVVAVIVPFILGTILGSLAGYFGRWVDIVIMRLADIVSAFPFYVLVIVLVFVMGNGMGSIFVAISAVSWVAYARIVRGEVLVLREQEFISACRASGLSTPRILTRHIIPNTVSQGVIYAMSDIVLNIGVVVTLSYFGMGIVPPTADWGQMMNDGQQYMGTGNYGLILWPGFAVVIVSFALAFIGDGLTNTLKPKR; encoded by the coding sequence ATGGCCTCCCCCGCGACGGCCGGCCCCGATGGACCGGGCGGGAAACCGCCGCGGACTCGCGGCGGCACCGCGTCCCGGGCGACCCCGACCGCGCGGTTCACGCTTCCCCTGCCGGCGTTCCTGCGACGGCACAATCTGCAGCTGTGGGTCGGCGCGGTCATTCTCGGTGCGATGGTGCTGCTGCTCGCCGTCGGACCGCTCTTCGTCACCGACGACCCCAATCGGCAGGACCTGCTCAACACCTTCGCCCCGTCTTCGGTCGCGCACCCATTGGGCACCGATCAACTCGGGCGAGATGTCCTCTCCCGCTTCCTTCACGGCGGTCGCGTCGACCTCATCGTCGCCGTCGTCGCCGTCATCGTGCCCTTCATCCTCGGCACCATCCTCGGTTCGCTGGCCGGCTACTTCGGCCGCTGGGTCGACATCGTCATCATGCGCCTGGCAGATATCGTCTCGGCCTTCCCGTTCTACGTCCTGGTCATCGTGCTCGTCTTCGTCATGGGCAACGGAATGGGCAGCATCTTCGTCGCCATCAGCGCCGTATCCTGGGTGGCCTACGCCCGCATCGTCCGCGGCGAGGTGCTCGTGCTCAGAGAGCAGGAATTCATCTCCGCCTGCCGTGCCTCGGGGCTGAGCACTCCCCGGATCCTCACCCGCCACATCATTCCGAACACCGTCAGCCAGGGCGTCATCTATGCGATGAGTGACATCGTGCTCAACATCGGCGTCGTCGTCACCCTCAGCTACTTCGGCATGGGCATCGTCCCGCCGACCGCCGACTGGGGTCAGATGATGAATGACGGCCAGCAGTACATGGGCACAGGCAACTACGGCCTCATCCTGTGGCCGGGATTCGCCGTCGTCATCGTGTCTTTTGCGCTGGCGTTCATCGGCGACGGACTGACGAACACGCTGAAGCCGAAGAGGTGA
- a CDS encoding ABC transporter permease: MNLGIFPVGGYGSNFGEHLYSLVLPGLAVALTICPVLIRSLTAALNDSMSAEYTNFALSKGLSRKRTVIDYAFRNAGITGVSILGIQVGHLVGGALVVENVFAIPGVGSLLMEAVLARDYDVVQALTVIFGVLVVLVYLLTDVVYSIVDPRVRLGA; encoded by the coding sequence GTGAACCTGGGCATCTTCCCGGTCGGCGGCTACGGCAGCAATTTCGGTGAGCACCTCTACTCCCTCGTCCTGCCCGGTCTCGCTGTCGCACTGACGATCTGCCCCGTGCTCATCCGCAGCCTCACGGCCGCACTGAACGATTCGATGTCGGCCGAGTACACGAACTTCGCCCTGTCGAAGGGACTGAGCAGGAAGCGAACAGTGATCGACTATGCCTTCCGCAACGCCGGAATCACGGGCGTTTCGATCCTCGGCATCCAGGTCGGCCACCTCGTCGGCGGTGCCCTCGTCGTCGAGAACGTCTTCGCGATCCCCGGTGTCGGCTCACTCCTCATGGAAGCCGTCCTCGCTCGCGACTACGACGTCGTGCAGGCGCTGACTGTGATCTTCGGTGTCCTCGTCGTCCTCGTCTACCTGCTCACCGATGTCGTCTACAGCATCGTCGATCCACGCGTACGGCTGGGGGCATGA
- a CDS encoding ABC transporter permease, with protein sequence MGKYILRRVLLMIPIVLGVATLSFILMKLAPGDPAAAYLGDKATPENVAQLRQAWGLDEPMIIQYLQFLTGLLAGDFGQSFIFQTSVLELLKLRMPATLLLMLVSLVFAVVISVPLSLWVAAKRSAASAIVSRVFAATVQGMPAFFVGTLLILVLG encoded by the coding sequence GTGGGCAAGTACATCCTCCGGCGTGTGCTGCTGATGATTCCGATCGTCCTCGGTGTCGCCACGCTGTCCTTCATCCTCATGAAGCTGGCACCGGGCGATCCCGCAGCCGCATACCTCGGCGATAAAGCCACTCCGGAGAACGTCGCTCAGCTTCGTCAAGCATGGGGCCTCGACGAACCGATGATCATCCAGTACCTCCAGTTCCTTACGGGCCTTCTCGCCGGTGACTTCGGGCAGTCGTTCATCTTCCAGACCTCCGTCCTCGAGCTGCTCAAGCTGCGGATGCCGGCGACGCTGCTGCTCATGCTCGTGTCTCTGGTGTTCGCTGTCGTCATCTCCGTCCCGCTGTCACTGTGGGTGGCGGCGAAACGATCTGCCGCCTCGGCGATCGTGTCCAGGGTCTTCGCCGCCACCGTCCAGGGCATGCCGGCTTTCTTCGTCGGCACCCTGCTCATCCTCGTCCTCGGGTGA
- a CDS encoding proline racemase family protein yields the protein MSTICTSVDFHTAGEPFRIVAEPPVEIPGSSVAERRELAGPGSAADDLRRLLCFEPRGHSDMYGGFITEPDDDGADFGVLFWHKDGFSTACGHGTMALGAWAVSSGIVAVDPSGTTEVTIDVPSGRVRAQVHTDAGWRAASVDFVNVPSRLVSSGITVDTSRGPVSVDLAWGGAIYALVNVAHLGAAGSSQDAEVGHLGEVSCEVAPENLTALIALGREIKAGLADHPGTVHPEDDRLSGVYGTIFVDRFGTLPSGELHQRNVTVFADGQVDRSPCGSGTAARVAALHASGELRLGQTLVHESIVGTRFRARVLEETADGVIPVVTGSAHRVASLTFEVDELDDLVPGFVLR from the coding sequence GTGAGCACGATCTGCACGAGTGTCGACTTCCATACCGCCGGCGAACCGTTCCGGATCGTCGCCGAACCGCCGGTCGAGATCCCCGGTAGCAGTGTGGCAGAACGACGGGAACTGGCCGGGCCCGGTTCGGCGGCCGATGATCTGCGCAGGCTGCTGTGCTTCGAGCCGCGCGGTCATTCGGACATGTACGGCGGTTTCATCACCGAACCCGATGACGACGGGGCTGACTTCGGGGTCCTGTTCTGGCACAAGGACGGCTTCTCCACGGCCTGCGGCCACGGGACGATGGCGCTCGGCGCGTGGGCAGTGTCCTCCGGAATCGTCGCCGTCGATCCGTCCGGGACCACGGAGGTCACGATCGACGTACCCTCGGGTCGAGTGCGCGCGCAAGTGCACACGGACGCCGGGTGGCGGGCCGCCTCGGTGGACTTCGTCAACGTGCCCAGCCGGCTCGTCAGCTCTGGGATCACGGTGGACACGAGCCGGGGTCCGGTGTCGGTGGATCTCGCGTGGGGTGGGGCGATCTACGCGCTCGTCAACGTCGCTCATTTGGGAGCCGCCGGTTCCTCCCAGGACGCCGAGGTGGGCCACCTCGGTGAGGTGAGTTGCGAAGTCGCTCCTGAGAACCTCACCGCGCTCATCGCCTTAGGCAGGGAGATCAAGGCGGGTCTTGCCGATCACCCGGGCACCGTCCACCCCGAGGATGATCGGCTCTCCGGGGTGTACGGCACGATCTTCGTCGATCGGTTCGGCACGCTGCCCAGCGGCGAACTGCATCAGCGCAATGTCACGGTCTTCGCTGACGGTCAGGTCGACCGCTCTCCGTGCGGGTCGGGAACGGCGGCTCGAGTCGCCGCTCTCCATGCCAGCGGTGAGCTTCGCCTGGGGCAGACGCTCGTCCATGAGTCGATCGTCGGCACGCGATTCCGGGCGCGAGTGCTCGAAGAGACCGCCGACGGCGTCATCCCGGTCGTCACCGGCAGCGCCCACCGGGTGGCCTCCTTGACGTTCGAGGTCGACGAGCTCGATGATCTCGTGCCCGGGTTCGTGCTGCGGTGA
- a CDS encoding oxidoreductase → MTAEPAIGTPAPTTSAADASADPLLQPFSLGRLTLRNRIVSTSHEPAYTELGMPKDRYRLYHREKARGGVGLTMIGGSAIVSKDSPAAFGNIDLSTDEVVPWLSAIADDCHEEGAAIMIQATHLGHRSSNFASDWLPLVSASRTREAAHRSFTKALEDFDMDRIVADFASAAERVAAAGFDGLEVMHAGHLLDSFLAPWLNDRDDEFSGELENLIKFPMRIIDAVRAAVPDDFVLGIRMAVDERREDGMDEARATEILRTYTDHGIDFLNLNVGMISSDRQLAEAIPGMGTPSAPWLETCRRIRGAIDIPVLHAARISDAATARFAIADGCLDLVGMTRAQLADPHLARKVAEGREDDIRPCVGANMCLDSIYTSGSATCIHNPATGREADLPQEVPHDVTTGPKHVVIIGAGPAGLEAARVAAVRGHRVTLLEAEDAPGGQVRIAARSQRRRDLIGIIDWRVQQCRKHGVDLRLNTFAEADDILALDPDVVIVATGGVPDAGYPFREQGPSFDVWDVMDDRLKSKQRVLVFDDHGFYPALDAVERLARAGQQVTYVSPERTIGIDVGSMNSPAYLQVFSEFGVEVRLGERLSRKPRIEGKEIVAMLRNDYSDREAEVVTDAVVVDFGTTPNDEVYFELKSRSANHGATDLEAWVRGRPQPKSDSSPADTGAETGHPFTLYRIGDAVASRNVHAAVLEGLRVGMGL, encoded by the coding sequence ATGACCGCCGAACCCGCAATCGGCACACCAGCACCGACAACATCTGCGGCTGACGCGTCCGCCGATCCGCTCCTCCAGCCCTTCTCACTCGGCAGACTCACATTGCGCAACCGCATCGTCTCGACCTCGCACGAGCCCGCGTACACCGAACTCGGCATGCCGAAGGACCGCTACCGCCTCTATCACCGGGAGAAGGCCCGCGGCGGTGTCGGACTGACGATGATCGGCGGTTCGGCCATCGTGTCGAAGGACTCGCCGGCCGCGTTCGGCAATATCGACCTCTCCACCGACGAAGTAGTTCCGTGGCTGTCCGCGATCGCTGACGACTGCCACGAAGAGGGCGCGGCGATCATGATCCAGGCGACCCATCTGGGCCACCGATCCTCGAACTTCGCCAGCGACTGGCTGCCGCTGGTCTCGGCCTCTCGGACCCGGGAGGCCGCGCACCGGTCATTCACGAAGGCGCTCGAGGACTTCGATATGGATCGCATCGTCGCGGACTTCGCGTCCGCCGCCGAACGCGTGGCCGCCGCCGGATTCGACGGACTCGAGGTCATGCATGCCGGCCATCTGCTCGACTCCTTCCTCGCCCCGTGGCTCAACGATCGCGATGACGAATTCTCCGGCGAACTGGAGAATCTCATCAAGTTCCCGATGCGCATCATCGACGCCGTGCGCGCGGCCGTACCCGACGATTTCGTCCTCGGCATCCGCATGGCCGTCGACGAGCGACGTGAAGACGGCATGGACGAGGCCAGAGCCACCGAGATCCTCCGGACCTACACCGATCACGGCATCGACTTCCTCAACCTCAATGTCGGGATGATCAGCTCGGACCGTCAGCTCGCCGAGGCGATCCCCGGCATGGGCACCCCCTCGGCGCCCTGGCTCGAGACCTGCCGCCGCATCCGCGGGGCCATCGACATCCCCGTCCTCCACGCCGCACGCATCTCCGACGCCGCGACCGCCCGGTTCGCGATCGCTGATGGCTGCCTCGACCTGGTCGGGATGACCCGGGCGCAGCTGGCCGACCCTCACCTGGCGCGCAAGGTGGCCGAAGGACGTGAGGACGATATCCGTCCCTGCGTCGGCGCCAACATGTGCCTCGACTCGATCTACACCTCCGGTTCGGCCACCTGCATCCACAATCCCGCTACCGGCCGGGAGGCCGATCTGCCGCAGGAGGTTCCCCACGACGTCACGACCGGACCCAAGCATGTCGTCATCATCGGCGCCGGTCCGGCCGGGCTCGAAGCCGCCCGTGTCGCGGCCGTGCGCGGACACCGGGTGACCCTGCTCGAAGCCGAGGACGCCCCCGGCGGGCAGGTCCGCATCGCCGCCCGCTCGCAGCGCCGCCGCGACCTCATCGGCATCATCGACTGGCGCGTCCAGCAATGCAGGAAGCACGGTGTCGACCTGCGGCTGAACACCTTCGCCGAGGCGGACGACATCCTCGCCCTCGACCCCGACGTCGTCATCGTCGCCACCGGAGGCGTCCCCGATGCCGGATATCCTTTCCGAGAGCAGGGACCTAGCTTCGACGTCTGGGACGTCATGGACGATCGGCTCAAGTCGAAGCAGCGGGTGCTCGTCTTCGACGATCACGGGTTCTACCCGGCGCTCGACGCCGTCGAACGTCTTGCCAGGGCCGGCCAGCAGGTCACCTATGTCAGTCCCGAACGCACGATCGGCATCGACGTGGGGTCGATGAACTCCCCCGCCTATCTTCAGGTATTCTCCGAATTCGGAGTCGAGGTCCGCCTCGGCGAACGTCTGAGCCGGAAGCCGCGGATCGAGGGGAAGGAGATCGTGGCGATGCTGCGCAACGACTATTCGGATCGGGAAGCGGAAGTCGTCACCGATGCGGTAGTCGTCGACTTCGGGACGACGCCCAATGATGAGGTCTATTTCGAGCTCAAGTCACGGTCGGCGAACCACGGAGCGACGGATCTCGAGGCGTGGGTGCGCGGACGGCCGCAGCCGAAATCCGATTCGAGTCCAGCGGACACCGGCGCCGAGACGGGTCACCCGTTCACGCTGTATCGGATCGGTGACGCTGTCGCCTCCCGCAATGTGCATGCGGCGGTGCTGGAAGGACTGAGAGTGGGAATGGGGCTGTGA
- a CDS encoding GntR family transcriptional regulator — MERARPQAESLREQALGIIRDAITAGELAEDRIYSAAGLAKQLGMSLSPVREAMMALVTEGTVEAVPNRGFRLVAITEADLEEIIAIRVLLAVPAARQLAAASDDAVVGRLQEVGADAEGEATTKAEAIAALRGFAEATVSAAEAGDVPEFYTQDRRFHEALLEHGLGRRAAEISLRLRDQSRLFRNADRSIAVDSARELPVLVELIDEGRAAEAADLVTSNLYFFKRVPAAAEAEG; from the coding sequence ATGGAGCGAGCGAGACCGCAGGCCGAATCGCTGCGCGAACAGGCGCTGGGCATCATCCGCGACGCCATCACCGCAGGTGAGCTCGCCGAGGACCGCATCTACTCGGCCGCGGGCCTGGCCAAGCAGCTGGGCATGTCACTCAGCCCCGTCCGTGAAGCGATGATGGCGCTCGTGACCGAAGGGACCGTCGAAGCCGTGCCCAATCGCGGGTTCCGTCTGGTCGCCATCACCGAGGCGGACCTCGAGGAGATCATTGCCATCCGCGTCCTCCTCGCCGTTCCGGCCGCCCGGCAGCTCGCCGCAGCGTCCGATGACGCTGTCGTCGGACGACTCCAGGAGGTCGGTGCGGACGCGGAGGGCGAGGCGACGACCAAGGCCGAGGCGATCGCAGCGCTGCGTGGGTTCGCCGAAGCGACCGTGAGTGCCGCCGAAGCCGGGGATGTGCCCGAGTTCTATACTCAGGACCGACGCTTCCACGAAGCGCTGCTCGAACACGGGCTGGGCCGGCGGGCCGCTGAGATCAGCCTGCGCCTGCGCGACCAGTCCCGTCTCTTCCGCAATGCCGATCGGTCCATCGCCGTCGACTCCGCTCGCGAGCTGCCCGTCCTCGTCGAGCTCATCGACGAAGGCAGGGCCGCCGAGGCCGCCGACCTCGTCACGTCGAACCTCTACTTCTTCAAGCGCGTCCCGGCTGCGGCCGAAGCCGAAGGCTGA
- a CDS encoding MFS transporter encodes MSEAHDRPAQKDKKPTRRERRAIKKQKRFEADDCIVVETKSIRTAIGGTTVGNFMEWFDFGVYGYLAVTMTSVFTEGMDRQMGLLVTLLGFAVSFLVRPLGGMVLGPLGDKIGRQKVLFFTMATMATATALIGILPTAAQVGLWVIVPLYLLKMIQGFSTGGEYAGATTYVSEFAPDKSRGYWASWLDVGSYLGFAAGAGTVALTTVITTSINGENAMLDGGWRIPFLIAIPLGAVAIWFRLKIPETPSFEVSEEAGRDVKIKDDKYARHGLIGVIRHFWKEILIGIAVVAGSQTVGYALTSFMPTYLEETVKVSNVQAAVATIPVLVIMSLCLPLIGKLSDKMGRKFVFLAAAIMTIVLIVPAFAVMQIGEMWAVMVALFMVALPAGFYIACLASTLPALFPTASRYGAMGLTFNLGVSLFGGTTPLFAQALIDVTGNSYMPAFYIMFFSVVALVAVLLMKESAHRPLPGSFPTVNTHEEAEELARTQADNPDMDIEAMPIVDIDPDKAPA; translated from the coding sequence ATGTCAGAGGCCCACGACAGACCCGCGCAGAAAGACAAGAAGCCGACCCGCAGGGAACGGCGTGCAATCAAGAAACAGAAGCGGTTCGAGGCCGATGACTGCATCGTCGTCGAAACCAAATCGATCCGCACCGCCATCGGCGGCACCACAGTCGGCAACTTCATGGAATGGTTCGACTTCGGTGTCTACGGCTACCTGGCCGTGACGATGACCTCCGTCTTCACCGAAGGTATGGACCGACAGATGGGTCTGCTCGTGACCCTCCTCGGCTTCGCCGTGTCCTTCCTCGTCCGCCCGCTCGGCGGCATGGTGCTCGGCCCGCTGGGTGACAAGATCGGCCGCCAGAAGGTCCTGTTCTTCACGATGGCCACCATGGCCACCGCCACCGCCCTCATCGGCATACTGCCGACCGCAGCCCAGGTCGGCCTGTGGGTGATCGTCCCCCTCTATCTGCTCAAGATGATCCAGGGCTTCTCCACCGGCGGTGAGTACGCCGGTGCCACCACCTACGTCTCGGAGTTCGCTCCTGACAAGTCCCGCGGCTACTGGGCCTCGTGGCTCGATGTCGGCTCGTACCTTGGCTTCGCCGCCGGTGCCGGAACAGTGGCTCTCACGACCGTGATCACCACGTCCATCAACGGCGAGAACGCCATGCTCGACGGCGGCTGGAGGATCCCGTTCCTCATCGCCATCCCGCTCGGCGCCGTCGCCATCTGGTTCCGTCTGAAGATCCCGGAGACGCCGAGCTTCGAGGTGAGCGAGGAAGCCGGACGCGACGTCAAGATCAAGGACGACAAGTACGCCCGCCACGGCCTCATCGGCGTCATCCGCCACTTCTGGAAAGAGATCCTCATCGGCATCGCCGTCGTCGCAGGCTCCCAGACGGTCGGCTACGCCCTGACGAGCTTCATGCCCACCTACCTGGAAGAGACCGTCAAGGTCTCGAATGTCCAGGCGGCCGTGGCCACGATCCCGGTCCTCGTCATCATGTCGCTGTGCCTGCCGCTCATCGGCAAGCTCTCCGACAAGATGGGCCGCAAGTTCGTCTTCCTGGCAGCAGCCATCATGACGATCGTCCTCATCGTTCCCGCCTTCGCCGTTATGCAGATCGGTGAGATGTGGGCAGTGATGGTGGCACTGTTCATGGTCGCGCTGCCGGCCGGGTTCTACATCGCCTGCCTCGCCTCGACCCTGCCGGCACTGTTCCCGACCGCGTCGCGCTATGGAGCAATGGGCCTGACATTCAACCTCGGCGTCTCTCTGTTCGGCGGCACCACGCCGCTGTTCGCCCAGGCGCTCATCGATGTCACCGGCAACTCGTACATGCCCGCTTTCTACATCATGTTCTTCTCGGTCGTCGCACTCGTCGCCGTACTGCTCATGAAGGAATCGGCGCACCGGCCGCTGCCGGGTTCGTTCCCGACAGTGAACACCCACGAGGAGGCCGAGGAACTGGCTCGCACCCAGGCCGACAACCCGGACATGGATATCGAGGCGATGCCGATCGTCGACATCGACCCCGACAAGGCACCTGCCTGA
- a CDS encoding aminotransferase class I/II-fold pyridoxal phosphate-dependent enzyme, which produces MTVHQDSPMPPAPHSSSESPRYRALTQSRAPYAEALAHAADRNSLFLSTPGHGGTTEGISAGQAEFFGEHTLSLDIPPLFDGIDLGVDTPKDESLQLAAEAWGARRTWFLTNGSSQGNRMAALAIGTLGTGVVAQRSAHSSFIDGIVLAGLNPGFVYPNVDEVNGIAHGVTPDALRQAIRSHPEPVTAVYLVTPSYFGAVADVESLAEAAHEAGAALIVDAAWGAHFGFHPDLPASPVTQGADIVIMSTHKLAGSLTQSALLHLGDTEFADRLEPALARAFMMTASTSENAHLMASIDLARRELMTSTEAIAESLENIRHIRAQIEATDRYHLLSGEFLGHADVVDIDPFRLPIDITATGLDGHTVRKRLAEDFDIFPEMSTATTLVALIGIGKSPDIGRLIDALETLRLETADSATATSPADALPPLPTAGRLAMTPREAYFADSELVPAAEAVGRVSVSSLAAYPPGIPNVLPGEEITAETVEFLQTVAASPSGHVRGAVDSGLETYRVVRN; this is translated from the coding sequence ATGACCGTGCACCAGGACTCCCCCATGCCCCCGGCCCCGCACTCATCATCGGAGTCGCCGAGGTATCGTGCCCTCACACAGTCACGCGCGCCCTATGCCGAAGCTCTGGCGCACGCGGCCGACCGCAATTCGCTGTTCCTGTCCACACCCGGACACGGAGGCACGACCGAGGGCATCTCCGCAGGTCAAGCCGAATTCTTCGGCGAGCACACCCTCTCCCTGGACATCCCTCCGCTCTTCGACGGCATCGACCTCGGCGTCGACACCCCGAAGGACGAATCCCTGCAATTGGCTGCCGAGGCCTGGGGCGCCCGCCGCACCTGGTTCCTCACCAACGGCTCCTCGCAGGGCAACCGCATGGCCGCCCTGGCGATCGGCACCCTCGGCACCGGAGTCGTCGCCCAGCGCAGCGCGCATTCGAGCTTCATCGACGGCATCGTGCTGGCCGGACTCAACCCCGGCTTCGTCTACCCCAACGTCGACGAAGTCAACGGCATCGCCCACGGCGTCACCCCCGACGCCCTGCGCCAGGCCATCCGCAGCCACCCCGAGCCCGTGACCGCCGTCTACCTCGTGACCCCGAGCTACTTCGGCGCCGTCGCCGACGTCGAATCCCTCGCCGAGGCGGCCCACGAAGCAGGTGCGGCACTGATCGTCGACGCCGCCTGGGGTGCCCACTTCGGTTTCCACCCTGACCTGCCGGCCTCCCCCGTTACCCAGGGTGCGGACATCGTCATCATGAGCACGCACAAACTCGCGGGCTCACTCACCCAGTCCGCGCTCCTCCACCTCGGCGACACCGAATTCGCCGATCGCCTCGAACCGGCGCTGGCCAGGGCTTTCATGATGACCGCCTCGACGAGCGAGAACGCACACCTCATGGCCTCGATCGACCTGGCCCGCCGCGAACTCATGACCTCGACCGAGGCGATCGCAGAGTCACTGGAGAACATCCGCCACATCCGTGCGCAGATCGAGGCCACCGACCGCTATCACCTGCTGTCCGGCGAGTTCCTCGGCCATGCCGACGTCGTCGACATCGACCCCTTCCGCCTGCCCATCGACATCACCGCCACCGGACTCGACGGGCACACGGTGCGAAAACGCCTGGCCGAGGACTTCGACATCTTCCCCGAGATGTCGACGGCAACCACCCTCGTCGCACTCATCGGCATCGGAAAATCCCCGGACATCGGCCGCCTCATCGACGCCCTGGAGACCCTGCGCCTAGAGACCGCGGACTCCGCCACGGCGACGAGCCCGGCAGACGCTCTCCCGCCGCTGCCCACAGCCGGCCGTTTGGCGATGACCCCGCGTGAGGCGTATTTCGCCGACTCCGAACTCGTCCCCGCCGCGGAAGCGGTTGGTCGGGTGAGCGTCAGTTCACTGGCCGCCTATCCTCCCGGCATTCCGAATGTCCTGCCCGGCGAGGAGATCACCGCCGAGACCGTCGAATTCCTCCAGACCGTGGCGGCGAGTCCTTCCGGTCACGTCCGCGGCGCCGTCGATTCCGGCCTCGAGACCTATCGCGTCGTCAGGAACTGA
- a CDS encoding LysR family transcriptional regulator, with product MEPLDTRGLTALRAVADTGSVAAAADALQWSQPTVNHHLRNLERSLGATLLDRTPRGSQPTTVGSLVVTRAVEILGLCQRLGAEVALWRESQAVPVRIGAVPTVGARVIPSLHDQLQARPRWQTRDEAVAGDRTEVLTAALDVTMDEHAKLVSRLESGDLDLALLVSTDLDRTWIPATLNAAHLYSERLFLCVPKSIGPISVDDHGRPDLTALVSQTWAFSIDPGDAIDEVVRSFCLSAGFEPRVGMRMDDYAAINRMISAGLAVAMIPESSLSTDTDITVIPMPLSDCRRDVLLVSRSSRPQVRARHDPIVDAHNSAIAEVVADVRTVTRQWR from the coding sequence ATGGAACCTCTGGATACCCGCGGCCTCACCGCTCTGCGCGCCGTGGCCGACACCGGATCCGTCGCCGCGGCAGCCGACGCGCTGCAGTGGAGCCAGCCGACGGTCAATCACCATCTGCGCAACCTCGAACGCTCTCTGGGCGCCACTCTGCTCGATCGCACTCCGCGCGGATCGCAGCCGACGACCGTGGGCAGCCTCGTCGTGACCCGGGCCGTGGAGATCCTCGGACTGTGCCAGCGCCTCGGCGCCGAGGTGGCCCTCTGGCGGGAATCCCAAGCTGTGCCGGTGCGCATCGGGGCCGTCCCCACGGTCGGGGCGCGCGTCATTCCGAGCCTGCACGATCAGCTGCAGGCCCGCCCCAGGTGGCAGACCCGCGACGAGGCGGTCGCCGGGGACCGGACGGAGGTGCTCACCGCCGCCCTGGACGTGACGATGGACGAGCACGCGAAGCTCGTCTCCCGGCTCGAATCCGGGGACCTCGATCTCGCGCTGCTCGTGTCGACCGATCTCGACCGGACATGGATTCCGGCAACACTCAATGCCGCCCATCTGTATTCGGAGCGGCTCTTCCTGTGCGTGCCGAAGTCCATCGGTCCGATCAGCGTGGACGACCACGGGCGGCCGGATCTCACAGCGCTCGTCTCGCAGACCTGGGCGTTCAGCATCGACCCGGGTGACGCCATCGACGAGGTGGTTCGCTCCTTCTGCCTGTCCGCAGGATTCGAACCTCGCGTGGGGATGCGCATGGATGACTACGCAGCCATCAACCGGATGATCTCCGCCGGCCTGGCGGTGGCGATGATTCCCGAATCATCGCTGTCGACCGACACGGACATCACCGTCATCCCGATGCCGCTGAGCGACTGCCGCCGTGACGTTCTGCTCGTCTCCCGGTCCTCGCGACCGCAGGTGCGCGCCCGTCACGATCCGATCGTCGATGCGCACAATTCCGCCATCGCCGAGGTGGTCGCCGACGTCCGCACCGTCACCCGGCAGTGGCGGTGA